One Mus pahari chromosome 21, PAHARI_EIJ_v1.1, whole genome shotgun sequence genomic window, TTGAATCCTCCTGGGGTAGCGGGAAGTATTCTTGAGGGCAAAATGAACCAAGTTCCTTTCAGCAAGACTTAAGTAGTCCTGtacttccttctgcttttccagGGAGTAATACTCTTGGCTGGAACTTGATAGTACACATTCCTGTTTCTACTCCGCTTGACCTTGGAGACTCCTtatcttttatttgcatatacaGAGAGTTGGAAATTTCAGGTGGGAAGGCAAGCTTAGCAAACAACTGAGCACCCGGAATGTAACCTTTGGTTCTTCACTGTAGTCTGAAATTACTCTCCAGCAGTTTTTCCCTTCCTGAAGAAAATGGCTGGCAGGTTGTTGGAAAACCTCAAATTTCTACAAGGAGACAAGCATGTTTTCTTACATGCCGCAATAATTTGTCACAGTCCGGGTCAGTTTGCCAGGTTAATTAAATGTCgactttaaattatatttgagcTTAATTGTGTTGGAAGAGTATTAACTGATGCTTCTAGCTAGCTTGTGGGCACATGTGAATGTCTCCCTCCAGTAGATAGAGGGCCATTCTGCATTTCACTAGGTACCAGTCTTTTCATGCCCACTtgggtcaattttttttttctcctcttgggTGAAATATGAACTACAGAGAAAATTGCCTTCATCCCTTCAAATTCTGTTTACAGACTTAGTGCAGACAAGACATTGAGGTATATGGAAATGATAGAAACATGCAGCCTGCCCTGTGCTTACCGTCTATGCTCTTGAGATTCTCTGAACATTCATTTAtggatacaaataaaaataaataataaaatgagtaaaataattgTGAAGTTCCAGAGTACTGAGACTCTCCACTGCCCAGAATCATAAGGGGCATAAaagttttttataaaaatatgcaaGTTAAGCCATTATTAGTGTATATTTTCACCCTATTCTGAAACGTCACCTTTGCATTTCTTTACTAAGCATATAAACTTGGGATAGAAATCAACCAGGAAATTTACTATGTTGCTTCTTAAGTATTACCTTGGTTTGTTTTATACTCCTCATAGCAATACTATAGTAATTTCTATAGTGGAAACTTCCCTGAGTCCTAGAATTTAGGAAAGTGAAGAAAAGGGCACTACTGTGGGATGCGAGCTGCTTGGTGCCTTGGAGATGGCTTCTGGATGTAGGGCCTCAGGGGAATTAAGAGGTAAGGGCAAAAAGACTCAAACTTGGAATCTTCTGCTTATCCCATGTCTAAAAGCTTTGAACACCTTCCAGAACATACCTACTCACTGTATTGGGAATAAGTTTCAGTTCTTGAATTTGGGAATTCAGGATACATTGAATGTTGCTTCTTAAGTATTCATTGAACATACATTGAATTGAGGATACATTCAGACCACAGCATATGGAGAAGTGTTGTAGGGTACAGATAAAAGGTGTCATTACTTCTGTCTTGAGAGTAAAGTGTCCTTTGGGATGGACCTTGACACCTATCTGCAGAAGTTTGAAGTTTCTAGGTTTAGGCAGGTCGGAAAAGTGCATGGCTCATAATGAAATGGTTGTGTAAACCATTCCAAGGATCTCAACACGTTATGGTTCTATTAGGATTCTATTGCTATTATACcgaactggctttttttttttttttNNNNNNNNNNNNNNNNNNNNNNNNNNNNNNNNNNNNNNNNNNNNNNNNNNNNNNNNNNNNNNNNNNNNNNNNNNNNNNNNNNNNNNNNNNNNNNNNNNNNNNNNNNNNNNNNNNNNNNNNNNNNNNNNNNNNNNNNNNNNNNNNNNNNNNNNNNNNNNNNNNNNNNNNNNNNNNNNNNNNNNNNNNNNNNNNNNNNNNNNNNNNNNNNNNNNNNNNNNNNNNNNNNNNNNNNNNNNNNNNNNNNNNNNNNNNNNNNNNNNNNNNNNNNNNNNNNNNNNNNNNNNNNNNNNNNNNNNNNNNNNNNNNNNNNNNNNNNNNNNNNNNNNNNNNNNNNNNNNNNNNNNNNNNNNNNNNNNNNNNNNNNNNNNNNNNNNNNNNNNNNNNNNNNNNNNNNNNNNNNNNNNNNNNNNNNNNNNNNNNNNNNNNNNNNNNNNNNNNNNNNNNNNNNNNNNNNNNNNNNNNNNNNNNNNNNNNNNNNNNNNNNNNNNNNNNNNNNNNNNNNNNNNNNNNNNNNNNNNNNNNNNNNNNNNNNNNNNNNNNNNNNNNNNNNNNNNNNNNNNNNNNNNNNNNNNNNNNNNNNNNNNNNNNNNNNNNNNNNNNNNNNNNNNNNNNNNNNNNNNNNNNNNNNNNNNNNNNNNNNNNNNNNNNNNNNNNNNNNNNNNNNNNNNNNNNNNNNNNNNNNNNNttttttttttttttttttgcctgtaaCCTACAGGTCTCACACCTTTCTCTTCCCAGGTACTCTTGGGAAGGGTAACAGTTTTCCCTTGTTGATAGAATGAAATccaacaattttgttttgttttgttttgttttgtttttgagactgggtctatgtagtcttggctgtcctggaactcactatgtagaccaggctggtctcaatctCAGAGATATGCCTGGCTCTCCATccaaggagtgcaccaccactgcccagtgaaatCTAACATTTAATATTCTTCACAATCCATCTTAACTGTCTTTCAGATCAAGGAGAGATTACATAAACTGTAATTACTTATTATAATTGTAATGTTAAGGCTAaagcagaaataataaaataaatgggagGCTCTGAATACAGTTTGAATGATCAGTCTTGAGTTGTATGGGTTTTTGAAAGCTATTCACCAAcatcttaaaaatgtaaaataaggctcctttaatcctagaactcagtaggcagaagccagcttggtctacaaagtgagttccaggactattacagaaaaacattctaggggttggggtggggtggaccaaaaacaaaacaaaacaaaaccccaacaactGCAAAataaggggcaggagagatggcttggtagttaagaCCAATGGCTGCTTTTCAGAgaacctcagttcaattcccagagctctctgggcaactcacaactgtaactACAATCCCAGGGGATCATACACCCTAatctggcttccatgggtactCCATGGGCACATAGTggacaaacatacatgcatgaaaaacACCTATGCATATAAAAAGCAGATTAATGTACACATCTGAAAGGTAAAGTACCTTTCATGAGATTAGAAGGGATGCTGTTCATATAACCTGGTTTATGCATTAGGCACTGTAGGCAGCTTAAAAATCCTTGCCTATCATTAATAGTTTTGTGCTACTTCCTTGCAAATAGTGAGGCACTAAATACTCAgtatagccgggcatggtggcacatgcctttaatcccagcactcgggaggcagaggcaggcggatttctgagtttgaggctagcctggtctacaaagtgagttccaggatagccagggctgtacaaagaaaccccgtctcaaacaaacaaacaaactcagtaTAAAGTACACTGCAAATTACAAGCTGGGTTTTGAAGGCTAAGAATACGGCAGCATGCACCAGTCAATCCCTACCTCTTTCAATACAAATTTTTGTGACAAAAGTGCTAAGTCACAAGAAAAGATGAAAGTACTTTAAACTGGCCAAATCTCATGTGTTAATGCCCCATAATGGCTGAACAACTCATAGTATCAATATCTACTTTGATTTTCATAGATGAAAATCCAGTGCAGTGCATTGACAAAGGGGATTAGGAGTCTAATGAGGAAAGCCCACTAGATAGTATGTAATTGGATATTTGTTTGAAGAAGCCAACTCTAACACATCtagggaaaaaggagagaaatctGAACTATTAGGTACTGAATGAATTATTTGGGATTTACCATAAATTTTGTCATGCAACGATACTTAAGTAGGATTGTGTCTAAGTGCCAGATGATGTGTATGAGAGTAAATGTCACATTTGTAATGTATTTCAGACATTGAATGTATGAAAACGTTATTGGAACTGGGCAGTGATTCTGGGTGTTTGACAGTTTACAGAACTTAGCCCCATTCAGAAGGTACTCTTAAAAAATTAGTTGTGACGCTATATACTTAATATGATATTAGCATCACCTGAATCTTAGAGGGGACATATTCAAACTTCTGAAGTCTTTGCTGGTAGCATGTGAATCTTGTAAGCAGTAGGTGGTGGGGAAACACTGGATGTTTCATTTCTCCTCTCCCATGGCACAGCCTCAAGGGGTATCCTGGACTCCATAATGGTTAATTTTGTAGACTTGGCTAGCCTTTATTGTGACTGTGATGGCTTTATTGTGACTTGACTATatatggaatgaactacaatccagaaatgaaggtcacaccttctgttttttttttttttttaagaattttttttttattatatgtaagtatactgtagctgtcttcagacactccagaagagggcgtcagatcttgttacggatggttgtgagccaccatgtggttgctggaatttgaactccggatctttggaagagcggtcgggtgctcttacccactgagccatctcaccagcccacacatgCCTTTGGTCCAGATGTGGAGCTAGGAAGACACCTCTAATCTGGGGCCACACCTTCCCCTAGAAGCCTATGTAAGGACAATGGATGAAAGGAAGTTtggttctttgcctgcttgcccttgcctGGCTATTACATCCATTCCTCCACTGGCATTGAAACCTACTTCTTCAGATTCCCACATATACCAAAGACCAGCTGAGGCACCAAGCCTTGTGGGACTGATCAACTACTAGATTCTTTCCATTCACATAGCCATTGCTGGATTCCTTAGACTCTAGACTGTTAAATCATTCCAATGAACTCATTTACATTTgtagaggcaggggtgggtaggGTATCTACCATCTGGGGGGAGattcattccataagttctgtgactctagagaaccctaatattTGGTAACATTATTTTGGGTCTCCTCAAGGTTTGGAGGTTTCACTGGCATTTAAATCAGTGAAATATCAGTCATGCTAACATGTTTTATCCAACTGGCTAAAGGCCTGAGTAGAGAAAATCCAACCTCTTCCAACCAAAAGCAATTTCCCTAGCAAACTCCCAAGTAGAGTGAAGCATTAACTCTTCTTGGTCTCCAGCCAGCTGCTTCACACTGTAGACTTGGACACACATTCTCTGTGTGGGACCATCCTTATGGTGAATTTGTGTAGATACATCCTATTGGTTCTGTTTTTCTGGGGAACTGATATAGAAGCCCACTAATGCTTACTATTCAGTAAAGCTCACACCTTGATAGGAGACTTGGTTTACCAGGTCCCATGGACTTGAGGTTCTGTTTGCAAGGCCCAAGTTACCAGCTGCTGGGTAACCCAGGAACATTTCCATCATTAAGAGGGCTATCCTTACAACATGCCTGACTCCATTCTAGGGAGGGAGCACCTTGTAAGTGTGTCCTTTCACTAGAATAGAACTCTGTGTAGGCTGTTCTCAGTCTTATCAGCCCTAATGTGCTGGACTGTATCGCTTCTTCTTAATTCCGCTGTCAGCTTCTGTTTCCTTCCATCATATTAACATGAACATATCTActttatatttgaaatttctgattaaatattttgcataaaaacaactgtcttcctttgtgtttaatttttttttttttatagagaatTGTCCAAGAAACTGTTAACTTACATTTCAAGAGAACACTGGTTAAGTATTTGCACACAATGGATTTGCACTAGAATTTTCCTAGtctacataaaaatatatctttacaaAGAAGCTTAGTCTTTTCTGGAAATCATTTCTACTAGAGATTCATAATCCGAATAGTCCTTCAGTGACTGTATCATGTCAtccagaagacagtctccttgcATAAAGCTCTCAAGGTCATGTAGTGATTTGTTTATTCTGTGATCTGTGACCCTGTTCTGTGGAAAGTTGTATGTTCTTATTTTCTCTGATCTTCCTTTAGTTCCaaccttggaaaaaaaaaaaattgggagaGGTATAAGACATGCATTTAGATCCAGAACAACTTAAACCAAAGCAATGCAAGAACCAAGTATAAACCCTGACTCCCCAAATAACACAGGGGCATGCTTCAGACTTTATAGTCACAATACAAGTATCtgaggcctgcctctgccctgtcaATGCTCTATGACTTAAGGTTAAACTTTAATTTCCACTCAGAAAAATATTGGTTACATAATGACAGAGTCTGGCATATGGCTGATACTTAAACAGTAGAAGTAgcatatttatgtatgcattatGCATATGTTACCTCTAGGAATTAAAGAGTCATCCTGTTGTGGCGATAAGGTGATGAGTATAATACTAAAGAAGTCATGGAAGGACTGTGTATGACATAAAATCTAATACAAAGCAGTAGGTATTATCTTCTAGTACTCTTGCTTCTGTAATTGCAAAGGATTAAAACCTGAGCAGGGATATGGTATACTTTCACGCATCTGAGAAAATGCCTGGGACTATAAAACAGGATAAAGTGTTCACAGATACTGTccttataataaatacaaaataataataacaaaaactacACTACCTATgaacatttttgtgtttcttaagTTCACTTGTACCTGGATCTTTCGAGCGTTGTATCTTTTTGTAGTTTCTTCCTCCAGATGCATGCTATATAACCTTGCACGTAACTTTTTCATAGCCAGCTCCCTGTTCTTCAGCTGAGATCTCTCTTGCTGGCATTCAGAAATAATACCTGAATAATGTTATGAAAATTAAAGAGATTTAATACAAAAATCTTCTTTACTATCAAGGactacttcttttctttctcatccttttccttcttttacaaGGCAATAAAAACAAGAATCAAACAGAAgactttaattgtttttaatagacttATAGAAATGAACGTATATAGAAGCTACAAATCCTATTATTAGGTAAACAGAATAGAGTTGAGGATTTCCTGTTTcaacctatttttatttatacactcTGCTCATCACCGCAATATTTAACAGTTTTCTATATTTAAAGGACTAAGTCCTACCTGACCACCAGTCTTCATTACTCCTGGTTAACAGGAACTATGGCAATTTAAGATCCAtgtgtgtggggctggtgagatggctcagtgggtaagagcacccgactgctcttccaaaggtctggagttcaaatcccagcaaccacatggtggctcataaccatccgtaacaagatctgacgccctcttctggagtatctgaagacagctacagtgtacttacatataataaataaataaatctttaaaaaaaaataaataaataaaataaaatgatttaaaaaaaaaaaaaaagatccatgtGTGTGGTAGTCTAAGATTGCCTGAGCTGTAGTAACTAGATGTCCCTTGTCACTCATAAGCCATTCCAGTGCTCCAGAAATACTTCAAAACACACCTCTACCGAGTGATGGACAGTCACTTTGCCCAATTATCTAGATTTAAATTCCAGTGAACTTTAGCGTTTCAGTAGAAAGATGCTCCTGAAATTGTATCAAAAAACTGTCCACGTGTCATGCTTCTGTGTAGGAAGTCCAATGCTTTTATTGCCTTCAGGGTCCTTATTACTATCTTAACCCTACAGCTAATAACTggtcatttaaaacattttctgataAATAATTCAGATAATTCTGTCACTGAGGTTTTTTGGGAAATAGCAAAATCTACTAAGTATGTATTCCGTAACTCAACTGGCAAGACTCTGTTCTCTTCATAGTGACTAACATGGAGATTCCTgtgcctttccttcttcctggctTTGTAATTATCCTAAACAGCATCAGCTACAGAATCAAGTGGTTAGTTACGAGCCCTTAATGGTATATTTTGGTATCTGGAGATCTGTTTCAGTGGAAAACTAGTCAGCCCCCCAGAAATTGATCTTGACTCAAAGTTTCATGTTGAAAAAGGACACACATCCCTGTAAAGAAGCAAGCACATACCTGTAGGCAGATGAACTATCCGAACAGCACTGTCTGTGGTAtttacatgctgacctccagccCCACTTGCTCTTTTAGTATCGATTCTCAAATCTTTAGGATTGATCACCAGCTTAATCTATACACACGAAAAAAGGTGGAACTTTAAGAAACAATTACACGCACCAATTGTCATAAGGTGAGACCCACACCTTGTAAATGCATGTCACCCATAGAACTACATAAAATCTGAAAGGTTTAAGAATAGACCCATGgtagaatattattttaaatggtttgctttttcttttaaatgaatggaAAACAGCAGCAACATTCCCTAATCCTCAAAAGTTGAGCTTTCTGCCTCACAACTAACAGAACTAGGGACTGTTAAAACAGGAAATGTGGGGCTGGACagatgtctcagtggtagagcatgtgcaacccttacagaggatctgagtgTGGTCGGCATGTCAGGTGACTCCCAGCCTCTTTGGACTTCAGCTCCAGGACATCctggccctcttctggcctttatgggcCACATGCacaaagatgcacacacataaatgtgatttaaaaaaaaaaatagaaatcaaagattttaggaaacaaaaaaataatagcaGTCTGAGTACATGAAACTGTTTTGAGGAAAAAGggaatactgtttttaaaatattataaccaAATTTGGAGGCAAAGACCATAAAGTCAGGTTATGCATTCCATGAACACTGGAATCCAACAGGGTGATGCACGGTCCCAGGAGAATCCATGAGAAGCACCATGTTTAAAGATGTCCATTCCATGAACAACTAGAGACTGCTCTCTACGGTGTGTCAATCACCCTGCATTAAGACAACCCCCTCTCAGAGTTGCTAAAAAAAAACTAGACAGAACCTAGAGGATGCTCTATGTCTCAGGAGCTAGCAAGACTCCTGACACTGACTCTCCTGCACGTCCTCTCAGCTCTTCTGATCTCACTCAGGTTCCCCACAGAAATTAAACCCATCAACCCTACCTATAACTAAATAGTACTTTCCTCTTAAAATTACTAAGTAGAAAACCCTCAAATCTCTCATATTTCACCTTTTAATTTGTCACCTTTAGCAGAAGAGAAATTAACAAAACAGGTTGTTTTCTGACATACTGAGGTCTTGCTTTGTTAGGCAAAGTACACACTCggacctttcttctttttctttttttggtttttcgagacagggtttctctgaatagccctggctgtcctggaactcactctgtgaccagctggccttgaactcagaaatctgcctgcctctgcctcccaagtgctgggattaaaggcgtgcgccaccacgcccagcacttgGGACCTTTCTAATAACTCTGGGTTATAAAGTATCATCTATGCTGAAAGATCAGCCCTTTACTGATGGCAACTGGAGAACCCATCCTGCAATGCAAAGCGAGGCAGGCAACCAGTCTACATTCAACAGTTTATACTACCTGACACACGAAGGAGACTTACAATGTCCATTTCATGGGCAAAGAAAATACCTAGTGTATATCTAGACAGTctaaaaacattttcattcttaCCATCTGTTGTAGAATTACATTTCTTGAATTAAAATTTCAAGAGTAACTCAAAATATGGAAGGAAGACCTAATGATAAGGTTACATAGCCGCTGGGAGAGGGGCCCTGTGCCAGCCCCATTACTAGGCTTTACCTCAGTAGGTTGGGGCAGAATTGCCACTGTCATGGTGCTAGTGTGGATGCGGCTTTGCTTCTCTGTCTTTGGCACTCTCTGGACTCGGTGCACTCCTCCTTCAAACTTCATGTGTCTATAGGCTTCTGGACCTCCAATGCTGGCGGAGGCATGTCTAAGGCCACCTTGAAAACAGAATTGAATGATTTTTATCATTCCTGCCATGCAGAAACAATTGACCATCACATGTATGTAACATGTGATGCAACTTTTTCTCATGACGTTAAAAAAGCTACAATGTACCTGTTAGTTGAGAGTGTAAGCACATTAAAAAACTTTATGAAGTTTGGTGTCTGCTGTTTTaataaatcatctttttaaaatttatttatctaattttaGGTCTGAGTGTTTTaacagtgtacatgtgtgtatgtatgtgcaacacATGTGTAACAGGCTCCTATGGAGTCAGAAGATAACATCAGATCCACTGGAAATGGATTTAAGGGAAGTTGAGagccaccatctgggtgctggggactgatcTCAAGTCCTCTGCCAAAGCAGCGAGTGCTCATAACTaatgagccagctcttcagcacCTTACTATGTAATTATTTAACTTCACTTATTACAGTGCTGATGAATTCACATAGCAACAGCTAAAGACCACCTGTTGgatttctttctgagacaggctgtCCTGAAGCCCAGCCTAGTACTGAATTTAGTACGATTCTCTTGCTTTAGCCTCTTGGGTGCTAGGATTCAAATGTGAGGCCAGAGTATCCTAAAACTACTTTTCAAAGCTAGAAGTGCTTATCATGGAACAGCTTTTCACCATACTTTACAGGGAATTTCAaaattgtcattttatttaaaatcattagGCAAATAATGAACAAATATTATAACCAAACTTGGAGGCAAAGACCATAAAGCCAGGTCCTTACAAATAAATTCTGATCATCATCTTGCCAACCCTTTCCCCAAGACATTCTGTTTGTAAATCTATGCTTTACGAAAGCTAATCTATTCACTTACTGACTGTGCTGGTTAGAATATTCTAAGGAGcaacttcaactgagaaatgaCTATACCATGCTAATCTGTAGGGAAGTCTGGGAGAcatttcttgattgatgactgatgtgggaggttACTGGATAGGGGTAGAGGGTGATGCTACCCCTGGGCAAATGATCTTAGGGTACATAAGACAGCAGGCTAAGCTAGAAGGAGGAATCCAGTGAGCAGTTCTTCTGCATGACctgtgtttcagttcctgtctccaggttccagcctggagttcctgccctgacttctcttcacGGTACTGCAAactgaaagatgaaataaattctgtcctccccaagttgcctttggtcatggtgtttcacagcaatagaacctaactaagacactgaccTAGTTCACTTGGGAAATATTCCAGTGTTTCAAAATGCCATCTTTTAAATGCAGCATACTGCTGGTACATGTCAAACATCTCAGAAGTGAAAAGCATGGCTTCCTGACCACCCACACCCGCAGTCACCTCCAGGATCAAGTCACTTCCATCCATTTCTTCGGAAGGAACCAACAGTGATATGATCTGCAAACAAAAGACAACACTGTCCTGTAATTAACCACTCCCCAAGACCACTGCTCAAAGCTATGGATCAGGGAACTTAGATATGGAACCTAAATTTCTCTAAACAAATGATCTAATATACTTTGACCATATTGCTAACTAAAAATGTATAGTGCATAATTTCCAGTAAGGTATTAATGCTCCAGTGttataaaatgcatttacttGTGATgggtttgtttgtatttcttcttgggattcttacttttgtattttcatgctcccatctccacctcctcagtgctgggaacacGGGTGTACAGCACCACAGTAGGTCTTATGTGGTGCTAAGGGCTGCACTCTATCACCTCTCTGAGAAGGTGGCTAGGAAGGAAATGTCTGTGAGCAGGGCACTACTCCACATGTCTTGAAGAACAAGGCCCAatacagaaggagaagaaaggtgcGCATCCTGCATCTGCTGCGTGAGTTCACTTAGATGGAAGAGGAAGCTATTGATTTTGGAAGTTGAGGACTGGCACTCTCTAGGTGCTACGATAAAATTATGTTCTCATCCCAGGAAGTTCACTTTGGCTCCAGTCTACAATTGTCTATCgacagtgaaaaagaaaaagaagaaaaaaagaaaaaagaagaagaagaagaagaaaaagcagagctgtctgtctctttctgcctttgcagTAAGAGCTGGTACAGGAATTTATCAGCATGCAACTCTTGTAGCCTGAGAAATTCGGATGGTAAGAAGCATGtccttttctgctttaaaatcCTCTTTGATGCTGGTAATTCCTGCATGGAGTAAACATCCAAGATGTgactgatgccttcttctggcctctagaagTACCAGGTATGCTTGTGGTTCAGACACACTTGCAGACAgctacatacaaataaaaagaaaaatcaacagcaACAAAGAAGTGCTATGTCAGTAGCAACAGGCTCCTTCCCGGGACTCTCTGCTAAGCCTGCAGTGACATGAGAAGAGGACTGAcagaaaggctttatttttcaGGCATATACAACGTACCTGGTGCTTCAGTTCAGTTATTTCTTTTTGACACAAAGCTATTTCACTCGCTGCAAGTTTCtttaaatcttcattctcatctaggAAAAAAGCAGCAGTGACATTTTGCTTAATTGCTGTTGAATTGCTAATAGATTTTCAGTTTGTGTTACCACaggtgaaagaaaaaggaaaatatttttcttgttcttttcataGTTGCCACTAATTAAAATTATTGATCTAAtggtttttatatgtatgtagctataaaaatgttttttcctGATGatgaaagttaaatttaaaatattccaatataaacattaaaactaAAGTTCTCTATATTTTCACCTCCAGAAAAAGCAGTAATaaacagactttaaaagaaaaaaaattaagaaatggctcagcaattaagagcacttgatacTCTTGCAGAGAGCTtaggttcagttgccagcactcACATGTTGGTTCACAATCATATAATTCcggttccaggggttctgacactCTCTTACTTTTCGGGCATCAGCACCAGGCATGTAAtgctgtgcacatgcatacatgcaggc contains:
- the Mtrf1l gene encoding peptide chain release factor 1-like, mitochondrial isoform X1, yielding MRSGFLSGARRLWARRAFSRTPPPSEELLARGGPLRAFLERRVSSEAGGLDAGNPQLAAAARLLSEKERELRDTESLLHDENEDLKKLAASEIALCQKEITELKHQIISLLVPSEEMDGSDLILEVTAGVGGQEAMLFTSEMFDMYQQYAAFKRWHFETLEYFPSELGGLRHASASIGGPEAYRHMKFEGGVHRVQRVPKTEKQSRIHTSTMTVAILPQPTEIKLVINPKDLRIDTKRASGAGGQHVNTTDSAVRIVHLPTGIISECQQERSQLKNRELAMKKLRARLYSMHLEEETTKRYNARKIQVGTKGRSEKIRTYNFPQNRVTDHRINKSLHDLESFMQGDCLLDDMIQSLKDYSDYESLVEMISRKD